A window from Vulpes vulpes isolate BD-2025 chromosome 9, VulVul3, whole genome shotgun sequence encodes these proteins:
- the TBXA2R gene encoding thromboxane A2 receptor isoform X1 has translation MWPNGSSAGPCFRPSNLTAEERRLIASPWFAASFCLAGLASNLLALGVLAGARQGGSHARSSFLTLLCGLVLTDFMGLLVTGAIVVAQHAALLDWRAADPGCRLCQFMGVVMVFFGLCPLLLGAAMASERHLGITRPFSRPAASSRRRAWATVALVWAAALALGLLPLLGVGRYTVQYPGSWCFLTLGAQPGDVAFGLLFTLLGSLSVGLSFLLNTISVATLCHVYHGQEAAQQRPRDCEVEMMAQLTGIMVVASICWMPLLVFIAQTVLRSPPAMSPTGQLSRATEQQLLIYLRVATWNQILDPWVYILFRRAVIRRLHPRLSARPRSLSLQPQLTQRRPVP, from the exons ATGTGGCCCAACGGCAGCTCCGCGGGGCCGTGTTTCCGGCCGAGCAACCTGACGGCGGAGGAGCGGCGCCTCATCGCGTCGCCCTGGTTCGCGGCCTCCTTCTGCCTGGCGGGCCTGGCGTCCAACCTGCTGGCGCTGGGCGTGCTGGCGGGCGCCAGGCAGGGCGGCTCGCACGCGCGCTCCTCCTTCCTCACGCTCCTCTGCGGCCTGGTCCTCACCGACTTCATGGGGCTGCTGGTGACCGGCGCCATCGTGGTGGCCCAGCACGCCGCGCTGCTCGACTGGCGCGCCGCCGACCCCGGCTGCCGCCTGTGCCAGTTCATGGGCGTCGTCATGGTCTTCTTCGGCCTCTGCCCGCTGCTGCTGGGCGCCGCCATGGCCTCGGAGCGCCACCTGGGCATCACGCGGCCCTTCTCGCGGCCCGCGGCCTCCTCGCGCCGCCGGGCCTGGGCCACCGTGGCGCTGGTGTGGGCCGCGGCGCTGGCGCTGGGCCTGCTGCCGCTGCTGGGCGTGGGCCGCTACACCGTGCAGTACCCCGGCTCCTGGTGCTTCCTGACGCTCGGCGCCCAGCCCGGGGACGTGGCCTTCGGCCTCCTCTTCACGCTCCTCGGCAGCCTCTCGGTGGGGCTGTCCTTCCTGCTCAACACCATCAGCGTGGCCACCCTGTGCCACGTGTACCACGGGCAGGAGGCGGCCCAGCAGCGCCCGCGGGACTGCGAGGTGGAGATGATGGCCCAGCTCACGGGCATCATGGTGGTGGCCAGCATCTGCTGGATGCCGCTGCTG GTCTTCATCGCCCAGACGGTGCTGCGCAGCCCGCCCGCCATGAGCCCGACCGGACAGCTGTCCCGGGCCACCGAGCAGCAGCTGCTCATTTACCTGCGCGTGGCCACCTGGAACCAGATCCTGGACCCCTGGGTGTACATCCTGTTCCGCCGGGCGGTGATCCGTCGCCTGCACCCTCGCCTCAGCGCGCGGCCCAGGTCGctgtccctgcagccccagctcaCCCAGAGGCGCCCGGTGCCGTAG
- the TBXA2R gene encoding thromboxane A2 receptor isoform X2: MWPNGSSAGPCFRPSNLTAEERRLIASPWFAASFCLAGLASNLLALGVLAGARQGGSHARSSFLTLLCGLVLTDFMGLLVTGAIVVAQHAALLDWRAADPGCRLCQFMGVVMVFFGLCPLLLGAAMASERHLGITRPFSRPAASSRRRAWATVALVWAAALALGLLPLLGVGRYTVQYPGSWCFLTLGAQPGDVAFGLLFTLLGSLSVGLSFLLNTISVATLCHVYHGQEAAQQRPRDCEVEMMAQLTGIMVVASICWMPLLRDCVRTSRGSGRQRQREKQEPQPGSIPGLWDRDLSQRQTLNH, translated from the exons ATGTGGCCCAACGGCAGCTCCGCGGGGCCGTGTTTCCGGCCGAGCAACCTGACGGCGGAGGAGCGGCGCCTCATCGCGTCGCCCTGGTTCGCGGCCTCCTTCTGCCTGGCGGGCCTGGCGTCCAACCTGCTGGCGCTGGGCGTGCTGGCGGGCGCCAGGCAGGGCGGCTCGCACGCGCGCTCCTCCTTCCTCACGCTCCTCTGCGGCCTGGTCCTCACCGACTTCATGGGGCTGCTGGTGACCGGCGCCATCGTGGTGGCCCAGCACGCCGCGCTGCTCGACTGGCGCGCCGCCGACCCCGGCTGCCGCCTGTGCCAGTTCATGGGCGTCGTCATGGTCTTCTTCGGCCTCTGCCCGCTGCTGCTGGGCGCCGCCATGGCCTCGGAGCGCCACCTGGGCATCACGCGGCCCTTCTCGCGGCCCGCGGCCTCCTCGCGCCGCCGGGCCTGGGCCACCGTGGCGCTGGTGTGGGCCGCGGCGCTGGCGCTGGGCCTGCTGCCGCTGCTGGGCGTGGGCCGCTACACCGTGCAGTACCCCGGCTCCTGGTGCTTCCTGACGCTCGGCGCCCAGCCCGGGGACGTGGCCTTCGGCCTCCTCTTCACGCTCCTCGGCAGCCTCTCGGTGGGGCTGTCCTTCCTGCTCAACACCATCAGCGTGGCCACCCTGTGCCACGTGTACCACGGGCAGGAGGCGGCCCAGCAGCGCCCGCGGGACTGCGAGGTGGAGATGATGGCCCAGCTCACGGGCATCATGGTGGTGGCCAGCATCTGCTGGATGCCGCTGCTG agagactgcgtgcgcacaagcagggggagcggcaggcagaggcagagggagaagcaggagccccagccgggctcgatcccaggactctgggatcgcgacctgagccaaaggcagacgctcaaccactga